GATAAACAGAAACTTTTCAATGTTCTCTGTTGCAATATTTACTAGCTTGTTCTCATTgagtattttttatttgttaatttGACTGACGCAAGATGAACACATTCAATTATAACCTAGACCAACTAGTATGAGGTTGTTCTAACTTAATTAAACAGATGTTTCGGGTTTAAGTTTTTGTAAATGATACTTGATAGGTAGGAACAAATTTGTTGCAATAATTACTCTATATACTCCATTCAAACAAGATTATCTAAGGCGAATGAAACATATGGTTTAATAAAAAATAGGAAAATGTTGTGGGGCATGAGGTGGGGTCTCGTGCACCAAGCACGAGGCAGTTTCtggcggtttcaaaccgccAGAAATGTGTAACGTATATGGTTATTAAAGCACCGcattttagtggcggttttaaaccgccagaaatgcattaaatttgaattttttcctGGCACCGCAAGTTAGTGGCGGTTTATAACCGCCACTAATTGCTCCTCGTGCACTCTCGTGCCTTAGACCTCCATGCCAAATAGCACTGCTCAAGCTCTCCTACTAACTTTTTTTGTTCATAATTAAGGGTGTCAAAATGTGTTAAATGCATAAGTCAATCCCATTAACCTGatataaattatgaaaatttcaGGTAGATCTTGTGTCAAACAATCTTACTGAACCCCAAAATAAATTGTCCAACCATGCATTGAACACgctctcttttattttcattataCTAGTCAGGGACGGATACACCTTGACGAatatgagggcaagtgccctcacttgaCTTTAGAGAtaattattagaaaaaaatttaagtagtaaaagtatgtgattaTTTATATCCCTTTGTTAAAATATGCTCTCACTTGTGTCTCACATTGTTAAATGTCCTCACTTGAGCAGTAAATGCATGGTTTTTTATGACCTTCTTTGGTAAAAATGCTTTCACTTGTGTCCGCTTTGGTAAAAAACGTCAACACTTCTAATAGTGGTTGAGGGTGGGGAAGTGCTATTAGAGAATAGATTTTGTGTCAACCTCAGTTTTGAGTTTGAAGATGATgcagaaagaagatgaagatcaagggTTTTTTTggactttcaatttttttaatttttaaattaatttttgggttcaattgcacttttggtccccgaaaccgttagttttttgACAGAAAACTGTATGGGGACCAGAAGTGTTGACGGAGGTAAACGTCGGGGTAgtgaaatgctatttttaaagtttggggATCCCATTTGCACATATGAGAAACGTAGGGGActaaaagtgctaataagcctaaAAGTTTTCACAAGTTTCCTATTATGAAGATGACGTTCTACAATAATTGCTTTTAATTTGTTTGGTTGCTTTGACTCAGAGGGCGAGGTCGTGGACTCGTGGGAAATCAATTTAATTTTGAGCTCTGTCAATATTTTTGAGAGAGGTGTCTTCCTTTGAAGGCTTGTTCGAGTTGAGAATATCCATATTATGTGGGGTTAATTTTCttagtgtatttttttttttcattcataagACTCGAACCCGAGACTTCGTTTAAGGGGAATGAAGTATGTAAGTAACACTTGAACCAACCACTCGTTGATTTTTTTTACAGTAATTTAATTTTGAGCTTTGTTATTAAAACTAtacttatatattttttttgataggcaataaGAGATACATTATAAAAGCATATATATAGTAGCATATTCTAAGAGAAGTGTGACGCacctttcaaaaaataaaaataaaaaagtgaatCCGGGTGATCCCAAGGACTGTATAATGAATTCCAGCATATATCATGCATGCATGCCATATGATTTTTGTCACTTGGTAAATTGTTTTCTTCTCCAGCACCCAGCACAGCAACTAGATATTAATGTCATATCATATCAGATATTTTAaagttaataattaaatttatatgttAAATTATTTGGAGAGCGCTTGTTCATAGTATTAACTATTAAGAActtttttaaaggaatatttaaGAAATTAATGTCACAATGATCTTATAAAAATACATACGttaaatttttatcattttaagaaaaattatcaaattttgAGTAAATGCCCAAGTGACATCAGTAATTTCATACTAAGTTTTATCATCacaatcaaatattttaaaaattcagtTTAACGTtattttcctttcaaaaaaacgttattttataatataaataaaatgcaACATCAAAATACTATTTAATATTGATATAAATATACGTAATAAAAcattaattttagaaaaatatttataaaaaaactcTTCTCTCgttaaaattttcttttaatattttctcttaaaaattaaaatcaacttATATATGCGTGCAATCAAAAATCTTAAATTTCATATCTCCTTTATTTCCCAGCACTAGCAGGGCTACGGCTGATAAAAATGATCGATATTTTTTGGTCTTTGTGTCCTAATAATACTTCCAAGCTTCAGCCATCCTTTTAGCGGTGAAGATTAGGTTAGGTAGTGTATGTATTCGAGTGTCCTGATCGAACCTAATAATAACATTATAGacaaaaatcaaacaaataatATACATAGAGTAAAACTATGATTGAAAATAAGAGAGTTTAAAGAAAAAAGGGGGAAAATTTGATGGAGTGGGACAGGGAACTCGTGTCTGATATTTTTGTAGACAAATGAACGGTGGAAGCAGAGTCACACTAGCAATAGGAGGCGCGCATGATCGATGTTTATATTCACTTGCATCATACAAAGACCAaagtatgaatgaattagtaacATCATGTGCTTGTTTGTTTCTTACAAAGAGTTTAAAGTCCATTCCCCCATGAATATGATCAACCCTTATTCATAGACGCAACACATGCATCAATCCCTCTCACTCTACCCTCTTTCTTTTTAATGACCCATGTATGTGGGCCTCCATGTTCTGAATTAATGGTTTTTATCCCATTAAGTGTATGTTTAATTTGATGTTGGTCCAAATAAAAAACTGAGTTTatgatttttaatatattaaaggAGAAACTATAATTTCTCACACTGAGTTTAGCGTATATCATAAAAGTAATATTTCATCACCCTAACTATAACATAaatctaaatatttttttctaacaaatgaaaaaaaaaagtaaatacaGGAAAGAAAGACTATTCTAGAACGTTCTGACCCAACAAAGAGGTTAtaaatgaaggaaatgaaagagCTTTTCATGGAATTCCATTTTAAATTGATACTAATACCACATAACTTATTTATGTAAAGtctcaatatcaatatcattttcaattgTGAATGAATGTATGTGATTGATTTTTTGTTGTGGTCATGTGAAATGGTAGTGTGATTTCATTAATTTGATTAgtactattatttttttttttttgaattcattTTTGATTAGTACTATTATTGAAGTACTTTTAGTTGGTAAATTATGGAATGGGAAAGGTATGGACGGGTGAGCCGTGCAAGAGGTCAAGACCCACAAACAGAGATACAGATGGTGGGCCCACTGTGTAGATGGAGCCCACTGTCTATATGTTATGATACACGAGAGCCGTTGCTTTGAGGAGGTGGTCCAGCTAAATGCCCTTTTTTCAGAGTTCTAAGAGCCaaattgaataactaatttttttaattttaactagAAATAAATGAGTTAAAAAATTCAGTTATCAATTGAGTTCTTTTAGTAACACTTGAAGATGATGTGTGAGATGAAGATGAGAAAAACTCTCATagatttatttactttcctcTTTCATTATGTTTGAAAAATGGCAATTTTTCCTGTTAACAGATGAATTTTTCGAAGTCAAATTTGTGCCCTCATCTTTATAGAATTTAGAGCTTGCCTACCATCATCTTGTCATTTTTATGTGTTTCTTTACACACGAGATTTTTGTACAATATATTAGGTGTACCTTAtactcattttttatttataataattcaCTTTGTTAGCCTTAAGAAATTGAGGATTTTTTTTGGGTAACTTTTGTATTAAGTGAAATCAGTTACTTAGCTCTCAAAGCTTATGTTTTGTAAAAGTGGgatgaaatttaaatttaaattttgaaatttcattAGCATGTGCAATTATAAAGAGAGACCATTTTTACATCAATTTATAATGTAAGAATAATTATATAGTGGAATGGTAATTGTAAGTACTTAACTTGAACAAAATAATTACCTTAAAGAAAGATAATTGTCATACAAAAATGCATCATATATGGAACTCAATCAAGCTTAACTATAATCATTATTTACAAATTTCACAACATGTCAGTCAAGTTGCTTGCAAACATCCAAAGCCCGCCATCAAATGTCAGATCAGAGCAGCCTGAAGATGAAGGTGTATGTATCTATAGGAAATAGGAATGCAtaacttttatttaattaaaaaaatgcagTCAAGCAAATATCAACCGTAGGGATTCACATCAAATTTTCTGTAAGAATCTAGACACTATTTGGTGTGCCTGAAAATGAcgtagtatttttttttgtctgttAACGGGTGTCCCATGTGTAATGTAACGCACTcacgggagttgggtttggcaccccacctatggggcttggcaccccactttatcaaatacggaattctccctattgaatacggaacttaaaatttcgtactgtatttaagcatgcgtgtcacattttcaatcactcattatatactaaaacagatacggaattttattttccgtattgatacggaactttaaattccgtatttaataaagtggggtgcaaagcctaaggggtggggcaccaaactcaattcccCACACTCACACGTACCTAGAAATTTGGACAATGGTGATTGAAGCAGCTCATCATGGACTATGAACATTTTTCTAGTATATAATGCTTTTGTCTGGAGATTGCCATTAGATTTTTCCAACCTTTCTCGTGAGGGGTAAAGGCAACCCCCTAACTTCACCACCACTCGATCCAGTTGCCTTCTATAATCACTTTGATCGCTTCTCTGGATTGGATTCCCATCCATCAAAGTAATTTAGTTGACTTTTCAGTAGAATAGACATCATCTTTGATCTtcttcagcatttgcttcaattaaggtttttctttttgttaattaatacTATACTATATTTTTTTGTCAGCTTTGTGTAATGCACACTTCACTTGGTTTGATTTTGCTCACAGTTGAAATTGTGTGTGTTATCTGCTTTTTTTAGCTTGCAAGGACTTTTGACTCATTCATCAGCATCTGGGTTCTTCTTAGAAGCTGAGTTGAGGTCACTGCAATGGCGTCTGCTTGTGTGACCTTGAAAGCCAACACCACCCATCTAGCAAACTCAGAAAAAGGTTTCCTTTTTGGTCAAGACAATGGCTTTTTAGGGGAAAGAGTTAAAGGTGCCTGGGGGATGAATCAGTTGGGTAAATGTTTGACAGCTCAGAAGAGGGTTAAATCTGGGGCTGTATCTGCTGTTCTTACTTCAAATGATGCCAAAGAAGCCCTGGTAAGCTGAACTTTACTCTTGGATTCATCTTCTACTTCCCATTTCCAAACCTTCTAAATGTGTGTTTGGAAACCCTTGTCAATGTGAAAAGTGATTCTAGGAAAAGCTATCAGAAGTAGCTTTTATGGGGGGAAGAAGTGATTATAAAGTTGGGCACTTTACTTTGTTTATGGGGCTGCATTTGTATTTAGTATTTTAGTATGATATgagtgtgtttgaatttcagaCTTTGCAAGTGCCTTCATTCCTGAGACGAAAAGCTGATCCAAAAAATGTTATTTCTATCATATTGGGAGGAGGACCTGGGACACACCTCTTTCCTCTTACCAAACGATCTGCTACACCTGCGGTGAGTGATTCGTAGTCCATGTTTGGAAAttattctacaattgattctaaggctaaaattatttttggggAGAAATTCTGTGAGTAGCTTATTGATTGACgacagaattgattttgaggaaaaaataagttgatccaaacatagTGATAGTTGTTATTTGAATCCTAGCATACTGGAGTTCAATGTTGTGATGATGTGGTGTGTGCTGGGTTTCCAGGTCCCAGTTGGTGGGTGCTACAGGCTTATAGACATCCCAATGAGCAACTGCATCAACAGTAGCCTCAACAAGATATTTGTGCTAACCCAGTTCAACTCTGCATCCCTCAACCGTCACATCTCCCGCACCTATTTCGGAAATGGCGTCAACTTTGGGGATGGATTTGTAGAGGTATGCAACTATGCATGCATCACCATCACATAAAGGGATGGGAattagttttctttcttttttatatgAATTAGATGTTGAAGCTACTCATAAAGCAAATTCACTTTGCCTAAAATGATAAAAACATTCAATTACTCATAAAGTATGTAATTCTTAAAGAAACTCTACCCTACATTGATGGAAAAATATAATCCACTTCTGAGATTCTTGTTCCCcaatttcaagttttttttgGTTCCTGATGACTAATCAAACCAACCCAATTGTCAAACAGGTTCTGGCTGCTACTCAAACACCAGGAGAGGCGGGAAAGAAGTGGTTCCAAGGAACTGCAGATGCTGTGAGGCAATTTACATGGGTATTTGAGGTGGgcattttttgattttttctacACGCCCTCTCTTATTTCGAACTTGTCCATAAGTAACAGGTTCGTTGTTGTAGGATGCCAAAAACAGAAATGTCGAAAATGTATTGATCTTGGCTGGCGATCATCTATACCGAATGGATTACATGGACCTTGTTCAGGTATACAGTGTAGTATTTTTTTTAGAGGGGATAGTttcttcatttcattttcttaatttctctGACTTATCTATAACAAATAAACAGAGTCACGTTGATAGAAATGCCGATATTACAGTTTCATGTGCTGCTGTGGGTAACAGGTGTGTTCAATATTCTGTTAGATGTGTTTCTTTTTGTTGCTTGATATCATTATGATGCCAAGATAACATTATACTCAATTTTATTCTAGATTGAGCGAATAGAGATAACTTACTTCATGAAAACAGAATGTTTACCAATTAATTGCCTGCTTTTCAGCCGTGCATCGGATTATGGGTTGGTCAAGGTTGATGGCAGAGGCAGTATCATCCAATTTTCAGAAAAACCAAAGGGTGCTGATCTGAAAGCAATGGTAATTCACAAGCTTACCCAAtgcttgcatcttctttctgtTTTCTTGTCATATGGTGATTCTACTGAGGTCATTCACTATCAGAAACCAAAATTAAATTACCATCCTCAGTTTCAACAGTCATTTCTCATTCTTCTAAGGATGAGTGTGTTAGCACAATAGCATATCCTATGGTTTTTATATTTGAAGACAGAATAACTTGTTATACATCACAGGGTAGCATTGTAAATTTTATACGcttaattt
This is a stretch of genomic DNA from Lotus japonicus ecotype B-129 chromosome 1, LjGifu_v1.2. It encodes these proteins:
- the LOC130729144 gene encoding glucose-1-phosphate adenylyltransferase large subunit 1 — its product is MASACVTLKANTTHLANSEKGFLFGQDNGFLGERVKGAWGMNQLGKCLTAQKRVKSGAVSAVLTSNDAKEALTLQVPSFLRRKADPKNVISIILGGGPGTHLFPLTKRSATPAVPVGGCYRLIDIPMSNCINSSLNKIFVLTQFNSASLNRHISRTYFGNGVNFGDGFVEVLAATQTPGEAGKKWFQGTADAVRQFTWVFEDAKNRNVENVLILAGDHLYRMDYMDLVQSHVDRNADITVSCAAVGNSRASDYGLVKVDGRGSIIQFSEKPKGADLKAMQADTSLLGLSLHDALESPYIASMGVYVFKTDVLLKLLKWRYPTSNDFGSEIIPSAVKEYDVQSYIFRDYWEDIGTIKSFYDANLALTEESPKFKFYDPKTPIFTSPGFLPPTKIDKCRVVDAIISHGCFLRECTVQHSIVGERSRLDYGVDLQDTIMMGADYYQTESEIASLLAEGKVPIGIGRNTKIRNCIIDKNAKIGKDVIITNKDGVQEADRSEDGFYIRSGITIVMEKATIEDGTVI